From Methylopila sp. M107, a single genomic window includes:
- a CDS encoding aminotransferase class I/II-fold pyridoxal phosphate-dependent enzyme encodes MLADLSPADLDAFIAAARADFDAFKARGLKLDMTRGKPSPEQLDFSEGMLALPGNRDHTTEAGEDARNYGGLQGILEVRKLFAGPLGVGAENVVVGGNASLAMMHDVIVWALLKGVPGSERPWSKESEIAFLCPAPGYDRHFAILEEYGIKMIPVRLTGEGPDMDEVERLVRDPAVKGMWCVPKYSNPTGELYSDETIRRLAKMETGAPDFRLFWDNAYVLHHLTESRREILNVVEACAAAGNPDRAFVFASTSKMTIAGAGLAFFASSPANVKWQMARASKQSIGPDKLNQLRHIRFLKDEAGLVAHMDKHRASLAPKFKAVTDALAARLGDTGAATWIVPEGGYFVSVDLVPGAASRTVALAKEAGLALTPAGATWPYGKDPEDANLRLAPSFPTLADVKVASEGIAICMALASAEAVKAGRAAKAA; translated from the coding sequence GTGCTCGCCGATCTTTCGCCCGCAGACCTCGACGCCTTCATCGCCGCCGCCCGCGCCGACTTCGACGCGTTCAAGGCGCGCGGCCTCAAGCTCGACATGACGCGCGGCAAACCGTCGCCTGAACAGCTCGACTTCTCCGAGGGCATGCTGGCGCTGCCCGGCAATCGCGACCACACCACCGAGGCCGGCGAGGACGCCCGCAACTATGGCGGCCTGCAGGGCATTCTGGAGGTGCGGAAGCTGTTCGCCGGCCCGCTCGGCGTCGGTGCCGAAAACGTCGTGGTTGGCGGCAACGCAAGCCTCGCCATGATGCATGACGTCATCGTCTGGGCGCTGCTGAAAGGCGTGCCGGGCTCGGAGCGGCCGTGGAGCAAGGAGAGCGAGATCGCGTTCCTGTGCCCCGCCCCCGGCTACGATCGCCACTTCGCGATTCTCGAGGAATACGGGATCAAGATGATCCCCGTGCGCCTCACCGGCGAGGGTCCCGATATGGACGAGGTCGAGCGCCTCGTGCGCGACCCGGCCGTGAAGGGCATGTGGTGCGTTCCGAAATATTCGAACCCGACGGGCGAGCTCTATTCCGATGAGACCATTCGGCGGCTCGCGAAGATGGAGACCGGCGCGCCGGACTTCCGGCTGTTCTGGGACAACGCCTATGTCCTGCATCACCTGACGGAAAGCCGCCGGGAGATCCTGAACGTCGTCGAGGCGTGCGCGGCCGCCGGCAACCCGGACCGCGCCTTCGTGTTCGCCTCGACCTCCAAGATGACGATCGCAGGCGCGGGCCTCGCCTTCTTCGCCTCCTCGCCCGCCAACGTGAAATGGCAGATGGCGCGGGCCTCGAAGCAGTCGATTGGCCCCGACAAGCTGAACCAGCTCCGCCACATTCGTTTTCTCAAGGACGAGGCCGGCCTCGTCGCGCATATGGACAAGCATCGCGCCTCGCTCGCGCCGAAGTTCAAGGCGGTGACGGACGCGCTCGCGGCCCGTCTCGGGGATACGGGCGCCGCGACCTGGATCGTGCCGGAGGGCGGCTATTTCGTCAGCGTCGACCTCGTGCCCGGCGCGGCGTCGCGCACGGTCGCGCTCGCCAAGGAGGCGGGCCTCGCGCTCACCCCCGCCGGCGCCACCTGGCCCTATGGCAAGGACCCGGAAGACGCGAACCTGCGCCTCGCGCCGTCCTTCCCGACGCTCGCCGACGTGAAGGTCGCGTCCGAAGGCATCGCGATCTGCATGGCGCTCGCAAGCGCCGAGGCGGTGAAGGCGGGGCGGGCGGCGAAGGCGGCGTAA
- a CDS encoding ferric reductase-like transmembrane domain-containing protein: MALLHDRTGRFSPLLALTLVGLCLPAAWLLMRALNGDFAGAASAGPGLPPGFGDAPGIGGPGGGSSSPFGSGAAPTFGGPDRGPGSDSARPIYAAIHFSGDWAIRFLLLSLMITPFRKVWHWPRLVLTRRRVGLAALAYAAGHFLLYALDQEFVVSKIASEIALRIYLAIGLVGLIGLIALGATSWDGAVKRMGAQNWNRLHSSAYLIAGLATLHFFMQSKLDVTEPTLMWGLFGWAMGWRWLQRSGDRAVSLLWLLGLAVAAALFTALSEALWYGLATGVDPLRVLKANFTIVLGLRPCWQVLIFGLIAAASSLIGASRRGPERQRAGRDSRLAPGGASS, translated from the coding sequence ATGGCCCTGCTTCACGACCGGACCGGCCGCTTCTCCCCGCTGCTGGCCTTGACCCTCGTCGGGCTCTGCCTGCCGGCGGCTTGGCTGCTGATGCGCGCGCTGAACGGCGATTTCGCCGGCGCGGCGTCCGCCGGGCCCGGCCTGCCTCCGGGTTTCGGCGACGCGCCGGGGATCGGCGGGCCCGGCGGCGGGAGTTCGTCGCCCTTCGGCTCCGGCGCCGCGCCGACGTTTGGGGGGCCAGATCGCGGCCCGGGCTCGGACAGCGCGCGGCCGATCTACGCCGCCATCCACTTTTCCGGCGACTGGGCGATCCGCTTCCTGCTGCTGTCTCTGATGATCACGCCGTTCCGAAAGGTCTGGCACTGGCCGCGTCTGGTCCTGACGCGCAGGCGCGTCGGGCTCGCGGCGCTCGCCTACGCGGCCGGACATTTCCTGCTTTATGCGCTCGACCAAGAGTTCGTGGTCTCGAAGATCGCGAGCGAGATCGCGCTTCGGATCTATCTCGCGATCGGGCTCGTCGGACTGATCGGCCTGATCGCTCTCGGCGCGACCTCGTGGGACGGCGCTGTGAAGCGGATGGGCGCGCAGAACTGGAACCGGCTGCACAGCTCCGCCTACCTGATCGCAGGCCTCGCGACGCTGCACTTCTTCATGCAGTCCAAGCTCGACGTCACCGAGCCGACGCTGATGTGGGGCCTGTTCGGCTGGGCGATGGGCTGGCGATGGCTGCAGCGCAGCGGCGATCGCGCGGTGAGCCTCCTTTGGCTGCTCGGACTTGCGGTAGCGGCGGCGCTGTTCACGGCGCTGTCGGAGGCGCTCTGGTACGGGCTCGCGACCGGCGTCGACCCGCTGCGCGTGCTGAAGGCGAATTTCACGATCGTGCTGGGGCTGCGGCCCTGCTGGCAGGTGCTGATCTTCGGACTGATCGCCGCCGCGTCTAGCCTGATCGGGGCGAGTCGGCGGGGGCCTGAGCGGCAGCGCGCTGGACGCGACTCCCGGCTGGCGCCGGGCGGCGCATCGTCCTAA